ccaagccaaaactgagtcaaaacaaaaaaaaaattgattttaaaaaaaaaccaaaaccggtcattttgaaccggtttcggtttgattttggtttttttataaaaaaaattgttttagttacttttttttaataaaaaccgaactgaatcaaaaataattacccCTGGGATacacaataaacaaaaatgtgATTTGAAGTAATAGAATAATAAAGACAGTAAATGTTCATCTTGTCAAAGAAGAActaattctttttcattttgattaatatccattaactttaatttttcttagtttAGAATTGCCATTAAGAAGACATACCCTAACTTTgaaaatcataatatatatatatatatatatatatatatatatatatatatgttctttaaaatcaaatacaccaagttaaatttttttaattttatgaatttttcaaataaaatttaaattcttatgaGTTAATTCTAAATGTACAAGCCTCTGCATATCTCCCAGGTTGAATCTATGCTTAGCCTCTGTCAACCTCTTCTAAATATTTATGTTAGTATTCCTACCTTTATGTGTATAGTTATCCTGAAGGAAATACATAGAATTTCTGGTACAGGAAGGACTAATCAGATCTTAACATCTTATAACTATGATTCAAACCAAAAGCATATGAGATTTCTAATTACTTAGAACAAATGCTCCTTCGCCACTTTCGATAAGATAAATTTTGTAACAATGTTCTTAGTAATTTGCAATGTACAGATTGTTTTATGTGCATTCACCAATATACCGAGCGTTACAAGCTAGCTGAAGATGTTTCAACATACCAATCACTGGTCTATTGCAGGCAAGAAAACATCGCAAGGATCCCTGCAGGCACGTTTCTCTCATTGCCTTACTGCCTTTGCATTACCCTCGATGTTTTAATCAAGCTCAGTAATTCCAGGGCCTTCCGTATTATGCTCTCCCATTGCATAACTCTCTAGATCAGAATGACTGGCAAGGGAAGTCCCATCATCCTCCTTGCCAGAGGTCTCCTCATAGTCTGGTCCCAAATCTTTATTCCACCATTCCAGTATTTCTAATGAAGTGTCTCCCTGATAAATCAAACATTTTAAATGATCAACATAAGAAAATGTAGCAGGTACTAAAGATATAGGCTTGCAGATGATTTGTTACCGAGGTTTTTTAACGAATAATCAAAGCAATTTATGGAATAACATGTTTCACCTCTTTAATCACGCATCCAATATGAGCAATGAACCAGTTATCCTTACACATCTTGCAGCAATAAACAGGATGATTTGGGTTCCTTTTATCCTGGCAAATCTCACAGTAATATTCTCCATAATCATCTTCGACTACATTTTCCATGAGAGTAAGAGGATCCGAATGGTCTTCATGCTGAACTTTAAATGGCAATGGAATGCACTCAAGATGTCGATTAATGTTGCATTCAACACAACGATAGATGGAATCACTGCAATCATTTCCACAGGTCTCGCAACGAAAATTGCCTTTTGAAGGTTGTGGTTCTAGCGACTGGATAAAGCCCTGATCCCCTAGATCCGATGCTACGAAGGAAAAGAGTGTGTGCTCATGGTGGAACTCATGTTTGAGAGTGGAAGTTAAGTAAGTAGCACATGTAAAATGGAGAGCAAAATCGCAGATATCACAGTAATAGGCAATATCCCAAATTTGCAGATTGCAGGCTCTGCAGTTTTTTGGATTTCCATCAAAGTCCCGACCAAGAAGGGGGTGCTGCAGGTGATACTGGTGTTGTATTTCTTGTGGTGTTTCAAGGCAGGATTCATGAAGGAAGAAGTTGCAGTTAATGCAGCAATATGTTTCACCGGAGATACGCAGCTGACAGACCTTGCATTTCTCTTTAATTCCTTTTGCACAGTTGGCTCTTGTTAATTTATGCTTGTGGCAAAAATCTATAGTTTTGCTTTCTGTCTTCTTCAATTTCTCGCACTGATCATCAGGTAGAGAAGCACATTTCATATCAAGGAAGAAGCGGCATTTATAGCAATGATAAGTGGCAACATCATGGCAAAGATCCCTACAGCCATCGCATATAAAGTactcaaaataatgaggataaAACATAGTTAGGGTGTGCTGTGAGTGAAGATAGTGTGTCTTTTTAGGGGGCGATTTAGCGCATGATATATGCCAGTTTCCCGAACATTCTCGACAGAAATAGCCTGGACCAAAAATTTTGCCATTGCACCAAGAACAGTAAGTTCCCCTTGCATCTGATTCCTTATTGTCAGGGACCAGGATATGTTCATGCCTGAAACCTTTAAGCTGCATcttagagaaagaagagaattaacaaacaaaacttaCACGTCTATTCAATATAATTGGAGGGTAAAACATTGTGAGCAGCTTTGAATGCATCAGTGCCTTCTCTTTCTATGTTGATTCAAGTAAATTGCTGTAGTATTCAAGTAAACGCTACAAAAATAGACTTTATAAATTTAGAGTAAGTATGTCATTCAGCCTAATGGCTGTAGAAATAACgggagaataatataaattatatcttgggaTCTTATATAATATCTTAAGTTTTTGGGTtaaattggttctttgacatgatattagaGCCTCGATGATCAAgcgatcacgagttcgaatatcatcatccttatttatttgataaaaattaaacataaagtaATGtaggtttatataaaaaaatatataaattatatcttgaaatattGTCTAATAACTTAAAGTTTTGAGCTGAATTGGTTCTTTCACATTAACAACTAGAAGGAAATGACATTTTAAAACCTCCATTCTAAATCAAGAGAAGAGGAGCAGaagttgaaataacaaaaataaactaagaTCACTCAAATGGCCTAACCTTGATTTGATTCTCAGGTGGGATAGTTGTGTACTTGACGAGAGCAAGGCACTTCGTATCACCCTTTACATCTCCATCATCAACCATCTTGGCAGAGGTCCTCGCAGAGTTGAGCTCTGCTTCCATTAACTGTAAAACAACCCATGTTATCGCCTCTAGAGAAGTTTCTTCCAAACGAAGAAAGTCCACCATgtccaacaaataaaacatgaGACTCATTATACCACAAACAAATGCAACTCAAAGCATGTAAGGACGAGTCCCGCATGAAGTTCAGAGCATTATATGTCTGATTAAGAGATtttgaatatgtatatatagcAAAGCAAATTGAAGTTGCATGATACTAGTTGAAAATTAGACAACAATTCAAACATGGCTTTCACTTTTTTCCTCCATAAGGGCTTTAATTTGGCCTTACCTCCAACATCAGGCATTCAATATGAGCGAGATATGGATTGCGATCAGGGCATTGATCACAGTAGTAAACAGGATACGTTGGATCCCTTTCTTTCTCACAAAGCTCACAGTAATACTGGCCCGAGTCGTCTTCAACAAAGCAATCCTTAAGGGTGAGGCAATGGGAATAGTCGCGGGAGTGGTGATCATTCTCAACAACTCGCGGTAAAGGAATGCAGTCCAGATGAACATAATATTTGCACTCTAAACAGATATAGTAGGAGCCCTTGCAAACCTTACGGCAAGTGTTGCATAGAGAATACTCGTTGAAATAGCTCGCcacaaaataatagagatcgtGCTCATGGCCCTTGAATTTTAAGGAAGATGCTACCTGTAGAGACTTGTTAGCACATAGAATATGCAGATTGAAGTCGCACTCAGAACATCGATAAAAAACCTTCCTAATTGGCGTGTGACAGGCATCACATTCTGAGCCATATTCAGCAACTTGAGCGTGGAGAGGGTGCAGAGGGTGGTATGGATGTTGTATTTCCGATGGCATGTCTTTACACGATTCATGGAGGTAGAATTCACAGTCCAAGCAACCGTAGGCAGGACCTGAAAGGAGCAGTTGGCATCCAGTACAAGTTTTTTCAACTTCCTGCTTGGCATTGAAGGAAACTAGCAGGTGCTCATCACCGAAGTAGGGAATCTCGGTATTTTTCACACCTTTTCTTGATCTCAGATCCTCGCCGTCAGTTGAAATCGCACATTTGACATCAAGATTGAACCGGCATGCTTTGCAGTGGAAGGCAAAGCCAGGGCACATATCTCTACATCCATCGCAGACAAAGAACCCAGCAAGGCTAGGAGGTCTAACAATGAGGGTGAGAGGATGAATTGAGTGAAGAGAATGCTTTGGTAGCTCAGAGGGCAATTCAAAGCATGATTTGTGCAGCCAAAAGTCACCACAAATTTCACAAAAATAGGCTGGACCATGAATGGTTTCAAAGCAACCATAGCATAAGGGAGATCCAATCTCCTCCCCGGATAGCTTGGCAATCGTCTTGAGCTTCTCCTCACTCTCCTCATAAAAAGTCAACGCATGGCCATGGGACTCATGGCTGAACTGTCCATTCTCCATcttagaaagagagagaaatgcaAGTGATTTATCAAGACAGTATATTATCAGCGGTGGGAAAGcaagaaaaacaacaatatataaGTTAAATTCCACATGATAATAAAGAATTGCCACTAGTGGGCTACAGACTTTAACCCCGAAAGACCATTTACAAGGGGTGAAAAATAGTCTTTATCCTGTGTAAAACCCATTTCAAAGATCATCGTTTTCTATCAGCCAGTAGAAAATAACTTGGCATTTCTGGAAACCATTGTTCAAAGTTTATTCatttaataaagataatttcACAGGCTTCCCAGGATCACTTTTTTCACCAAGTTTCCTATTcgtttcccttttattttctcagGAATCAAACACAACATCACAACACTACAACTGCTAAAGCAAAATTTGAGACCTTGAGAGTAAAATAAtgaaacaaacaataaaaaaaaaaaggacacttGGAAAGTGATAgataagcattaaaaaaatattgtattaaaGCGAGACATGCAAGTATTGTTAAACAAtccaaagaaatacaaaaataaaaaataagaaagctaGAGTTTCATTAATACTAAATAatgcaatcaaaataaataagtttaacttaaatacaaaaaaattatatataggctaaacaaagaaaactaaaaagataatGTAAAGACTATTCTACcattaataaacaataaaaaaataactttatatttcttaacatcTCCCTTCAAACTCACGATACGGTAGCTACAAATATCAAGAGTTTGCTAACTAGAAAATGAAAGCAGGACATAGAATGCGACTtcgtaaagaaatctgcaatttGCAAAGAAGAAAGAACAAGGGGCAAAGTAATTGTATCATGCTTGAGAAGATGATGAGTAAGATAACAATCGGTTTCGATATGCTTAGTTCGTTTATGAAAAACTGAGTTGTGAGCAATTTGAAGAGCTctagttgtcacaatacatagaaGTGGGATGAGAAAGAGAAACTCTCATATctgcaagtaaccaacgtaaccaaacaatttcTTTAGTAATCGATGTTATAGCATTATATTCTGCTTCAGTTgaagattgagaaacaataaattgtttcttgttcttcaaagaaataagagaatcacccaAAAAATACACAAACTAGTAATAGACTTGCGATTTGTGGGATCACTGTCATGATCAACATTAGAGCATGCACGcaactccaaggaagaggtggataaaagtaaaagactctgaaaaactaTACCCCGAAGATTTcgcaaaatacaaaaaatagcTTCCCAATGAGtagtagtaggagaagcaacaaattgactaacaacatgaaaaatatatacaatatcTGAATGAGTAAATGTATCAAGCTCCCAACAATAGTACGGTATAAAATAGGATCTGATAAAAgcaaaccatcagaagaagaatACTTTGAGTTAACCTTAATGGGAgttatcagtaagtctaacACACTCAAGAATATTTGTAACATATTTTAACTGAGAAAGAAGATATCCTATGGGTGATTAGGCTATCTTAATACCCAAGAAATATCATAAAGAAcctaaatccttcatttcaaactgccTAACTAACTttgtcttcaaaactgaaatatcattaatattatcaccagtaataatcatgtcatcaacatataaatataaaataatacgacttgcatcagtgcacttaccaaaaaaaaaacaaaatcatgacTACTAGAAACAAATTCAAGGGAAGAAATCACAACagaaaatttctcaaaccaagcacgaggtacttgtttgagaccatataacgCTTTCTTAAGCTTGCAAACATACCCAGAATCATGTGAAATACTAGGAAggggtgccatataaacttcttcttgaagatcttcattcaataaaacatttttaacttCAAGTTGAGAGATATGCCACTAACGAACCGAAGCTACTGTAATGAGAGTAtgaatagtagtcattttttACAATATgagcaaatgtctcctcataattCATATTATATTGTTGAGAGTATCATTTTACAACCAGCCTAactttgtatcgctcaatagatccatcagaattagtcttaATCTTATACACCCTGACAACC
This genomic interval from Populus nigra chromosome 11, ddPopNigr1.1, whole genome shotgun sequence contains the following:
- the LOC133706345 gene encoding uncharacterized protein LOC133706345 yields the protein MENGQFSHESHGHALTFYEESEEKLKTIAKLSGEEIGSPLCYGCFETIHGPAYFCEICGDFWLHKSCFELPSELPKHSLHSIHPLTLIVRPPSLAGFFVCDGCRDMCPGFAFHCKACRFNLDVKCAISTDGEDLRSRKGVKNTEIPYFGDEHLLVSFNAKQEVEKTCTGCQLLLSGPAYGCLDCEFYLHESCKDMPSEIQHPYHPLHPLHAQVAEYGSECDACHTPIRKVFYRCSECDFNLHILCANKSLQVASSLKFKGHEHDLYYFVASYFNEYSLCNTCRKVCKGSYYICLECKYYVHLDCIPLPRVVENDHHSRDYSHCLTLKDCFVEDDSGQYYCELCEKERDPTYPVYYCDQCPDRNPYLAHIECLMLELMEAELNSARTSAKMVDDGDVKGDTKCLALVKYTTIPPENQIKLKGFRHEHILVPDNKESDARGTYCSWCNGKIFGPGYFCRECSGNWHISCAKSPPKKTHYLHSQHTLTMFYPHYFEYFICDGCRDLCHDVATYHCYKCRFFLDMKCASLPDDQCEKLKKTESKTIDFCHKHKLTRANCAKGIKEKCKVCQLRISGETYCCINCNFFLHESCLETPQEIQHQYHLQHPLLGRDFDGNPKNCRACNLQIWDIAYYCDICDFALHFTCATYLTSTLKHEFHHEHTLFSFVASDLGDQGFIQSLEPQPSKGNFRCETCGNDCSDSIYRCVECNINRHLECIPLPFKVQHEDHSDPLTLMENVVEDDYGEYYCEICQDKRNPNHPVYCCKMCKDNWFIAHIGCVIKEGDTSLEILEWWNKDLGPDYEETSGKEDDGTSLASHSDLESYAMGEHNTEGPGITELD